A portion of the Achromobacter sp. MFA1 R4 genome contains these proteins:
- a CDS encoding LysR family transcriptional regulator, with protein MELDLNLMRVFLTVLQERSVTRAAQRLNLTQPAVSYALGRLREQFGDPLFLRTPSGMQPTPIAFALADPIERGMNSFAEAVSLRLRFEPATSTRRFQLSMSDIGEMVFLPPIMERVHAQAPRLRIEVREVPLEELPQALKDGAVDLAIGNLAGLGRQTCHADLFSERYVCMGRRGHPVLATSLTRAQYKRLDHILVASRASAHRLLDDVLAEAGLHRQPYLTLPHFSAAAEIVRRTDLTVTLPYRAAVWFNHDDAFEVRPLPIALPGLCVTVHWHARFESDPGTTWLRQLVVDTLADHHEAR; from the coding sequence ATGGAACTGGACCTGAATCTCATGCGGGTTTTCCTGACCGTGTTGCAAGAGCGCAGCGTGACGCGGGCCGCCCAACGGCTGAACCTGACCCAGCCCGCCGTGAGCTACGCGCTGGGGCGGCTGCGCGAACAATTCGGCGATCCGCTATTCCTGCGCACGCCATCCGGCATGCAGCCGACGCCGATCGCGTTTGCGCTGGCCGACCCCATCGAACGCGGCATGAACAGCTTTGCCGAAGCGGTCAGCCTGCGCCTGCGCTTCGAGCCCGCCACCAGCACGCGGCGCTTTCAACTGTCGATGTCGGATATCGGTGAAATGGTGTTTCTGCCGCCGATCATGGAGCGCGTGCACGCGCAGGCGCCGCGCCTGCGGATCGAGGTCCGCGAAGTGCCGCTGGAGGAATTGCCACAGGCGCTCAAGGACGGCGCGGTGGATCTTGCCATCGGCAATCTCGCGGGGCTGGGACGCCAGACCTGCCATGCCGATCTCTTCAGCGAACGCTATGTCTGCATGGGACGCCGCGGCCATCCGGTCCTGGCGACAAGCCTGACGCGCGCGCAGTACAAGCGGCTCGACCACATCCTGGTGGCCTCGCGCGCCAGCGCGCACCGCCTGCTCGACGACGTGCTGGCCGAGGCCGGCCTGCATCGCCAGCCCTACCTGACGCTACCGCACTTCTCGGCAGCGGCCGAGATCGTCCGCCGCACGGATCTGACCGTGACGCTGCCCTACCGCGCCGCCGTCTGGTTCAACCATGACGACGCGTTCGAGGTGCGCCCGCTGCCCATTGCGCTGCCGGGGCTGTGCGTCACGGTGCATTGGCACGCGCGCTTTGAAAGCGATCCCGGCACCACGTGGCTGCGCCAGTTGGTGGTGGACACGCTGGCGGATCATCACGAAGCGCGATAG
- a CDS encoding ATP-dependent acyl-CoA ligase, with amino-acid sequence MPRLNPEGCGAVWPQPHNRGSVAMQALTLPSLLREQGARLGDRLWVQAPGGSLRYADAPALAAHWAARLASAGIRRGDRVGLMAGNRIEFLSVVLGCGWLGAVVVPINTASRGMQLQHILANSGCTLVVADAASCPVLAALESWPQALVRVWVLDEDADAVSLPAAVEAPPAEPEQEPEQGMPAADIQPGETLAILYTSGTSGLSKGVCCPHAQFYWWGRIAARNLEITQDDILYTSLPLFHTNALNACFQALVTGASIVCDERFSASRYFDRLTACGATVTYLLGAMVPMLLAQERTGAERQHRTRIALAPGVPERFHSAFAERTGIALLEGYGSTETNFALGGTLAEQRAGCMGRVAPEFDAMVADAQDAPVPDGQPGELLLRARPPFAIATGYFGMDDKTVQAWRNLWFHTGDRVLRDADGYYRFLDRMKDAIRRRGENISSFEVEQVLQAHPAVAAAAVYAVQSELAEDEVMAALVYKTGQAITPQALLDFCQPRMPYFAVPRYLRVVDDLPRTENGKVRKFRLREEGITGDTWDRDAAGYRVAR; translated from the coding sequence ATTCCTAGACTAAATCCAGAAGGCTGCGGGGCCGTCTGGCCGCAGCCGCACAACAGGGGAAGCGTCGCCATGCAAGCGTTGACATTGCCGTCGTTGTTGCGGGAACAGGGCGCCCGCCTGGGCGATCGGCTGTGGGTGCAGGCGCCTGGCGGCAGCTTGCGATATGCGGATGCGCCCGCACTGGCGGCGCACTGGGCGGCGCGCCTGGCGTCGGCCGGGATCCGGCGTGGCGACCGCGTCGGCCTGATGGCCGGGAACCGCATTGAATTCCTATCGGTGGTGCTGGGCTGCGGCTGGCTGGGCGCCGTGGTGGTGCCGATCAACACCGCGTCGCGTGGCATGCAGTTGCAGCACATCCTGGCCAATAGCGGCTGCACACTGGTCGTGGCGGACGCCGCAAGCTGTCCGGTTTTGGCGGCGCTGGAAAGTTGGCCGCAGGCCCTGGTCCGCGTCTGGGTGCTGGACGAGGACGCGGATGCGGTGTCGCTGCCCGCAGCGGTGGAGGCGCCGCCCGCCGAGCCTGAACAAGAGCCTGAACAAGGTATGCCGGCAGCGGACATCCAGCCCGGCGAGACGCTTGCCATCCTCTACACGTCGGGAACGTCTGGTCTGTCCAAGGGCGTGTGCTGCCCGCACGCGCAGTTCTACTGGTGGGGCAGGATCGCGGCGCGCAATCTGGAAATCACACAGGACGATATTCTCTACACCAGCCTGCCGCTCTTTCACACCAATGCGCTGAACGCCTGTTTCCAGGCGCTGGTGACCGGCGCCAGCATCGTCTGCGACGAACGCTTTTCCGCCAGCCGCTATTTCGACCGGCTGACGGCCTGCGGCGCGACCGTGACCTATCTGCTTGGCGCAATGGTGCCGATGCTGCTGGCCCAGGAGCGGACCGGCGCCGAGCGCCAGCACCGCACGCGCATCGCCCTGGCGCCTGGCGTGCCGGAACGCTTCCATTCAGCCTTCGCCGAGCGCACGGGCATTGCCTTGCTTGAGGGCTACGGGTCCACGGAGACCAACTTCGCGCTCGGCGGCACGCTGGCGGAGCAGCGCGCCGGCTGCATGGGGCGCGTCGCGCCGGAGTTCGACGCCATGGTGGCCGACGCGCAGGATGCACCGGTGCCGGACGGTCAGCCCGGAGAACTGCTGCTGCGCGCGCGTCCGCCCTTCGCCATCGCGACGGGCTATTTCGGGATGGACGACAAGACCGTGCAAGCCTGGCGCAACCTGTGGTTCCACACGGGCGACAGGGTGCTGCGGGATGCCGACGGCTACTACCGTTTCCTGGACCGCATGAAGGACGCGATCCGCAGGCGGGGCGAGAACATCTCGTCCTTTGAAGTGGAGCAGGTGCTGCAGGCGCATCCCGCCGTGGCCGCCGCCGCCGTGTATGCCGTGCAATCCGAATTGGCCGAGGATGAGGTCATGGCCGCACTCGTCTACAAGACCGGCCAGGCCATCACGCCGCAGGCGCTCCTCGATTTCTGCCAGCCGCGCATGCCGTATTTCGCCGTGCCGCGCTACTTGCGCGTCGTGGACGATCTGCCGCGCACCGAGAACGGCAAGGTCCGCAAGTTCCGCTTGCGGGAGGAAGGCATCACCGGCGACACCTGGGACCGGGACGCCGCCGGTTATCGCGTGGCGCGCTAG
- a CDS encoding MFS transporter: MTMAYKGTAVSAGDDARRKRTRRVVMASIAGNAMEWYDFFIYGTAAALVFGELFFPKGTDPLLGTMGAFAGFAVGFLARPLGGVIFGHIGDRYGRKLALEWTLGLMGAATFLIGLLPTYEQIGVWAPVAMVVLRILQGAAAGGEWGGGVLLISEAVGGKRRGYFSSFSQLGVAGGFVLSSGVFMLAQQLPQEAFMSWGWRLPFILSVLIFGVGLYIRKHIPESEEFVQATKTAKRGMPAVEVFRRYPRQVFTAMGLRVAENGGSYIFLAFALAYGKFLGIPNDVMLGGVLLSMFIELGTLVWFGHLSDRIGRRTVYLIGSVGLMLVAFPFFWMVQTKAPLWIFLAFFLGNTVCHAAMIGTQPAYFAELFPAEVRYTGLALGHELASVFAGGLSPLIAMALLRKYESATPVAWFLVGMAAVTVVTLLLTREPNRQAEA, encoded by the coding sequence ATGACGATGGCATACAAGGGGACGGCGGTGTCCGCCGGCGACGATGCGCGCAGAAAGCGCACGCGGCGTGTCGTGATGGCCTCCATCGCGGGCAACGCGATGGAGTGGTACGACTTTTTCATTTACGGCACCGCGGCCGCGCTGGTGTTTGGCGAGCTCTTCTTTCCCAAGGGCACCGACCCGCTGCTGGGCACGATGGGCGCCTTCGCGGGCTTTGCGGTGGGCTTTCTGGCGCGGCCGCTGGGCGGCGTCATCTTCGGCCACATCGGCGACCGCTACGGCCGCAAGCTGGCGCTGGAATGGACCCTGGGCCTGATGGGCGCGGCAACGTTCCTGATCGGGCTGCTGCCGACCTACGAACAGATCGGCGTCTGGGCGCCGGTGGCGATGGTGGTGCTGCGCATCCTGCAGGGCGCGGCGGCGGGCGGAGAGTGGGGCGGCGGCGTGCTGCTGATCAGCGAGGCGGTGGGGGGCAAGCGCCGCGGCTACTTTTCGTCGTTCAGCCAGTTGGGCGTCGCGGGCGGCTTCGTGCTGTCCTCCGGCGTGTTCATGCTGGCGCAGCAACTGCCGCAGGAGGCGTTCATGAGCTGGGGGTGGCGCCTGCCTTTCATCCTGAGCGTGCTGATCTTCGGCGTGGGGCTGTACATCCGCAAGCACATCCCGGAAAGCGAAGAGTTCGTGCAGGCGACCAAGACGGCCAAGCGCGGCATGCCGGCCGTGGAGGTGTTCCGGCGCTATCCGCGGCAGGTCTTCACCGCGATGGGCCTGCGTGTCGCGGAAAACGGCGGGTCTTACATCTTTCTGGCCTTTGCGCTGGCGTATGGCAAGTTCCTGGGCATCCCCAATGACGTCATGCTGGGCGGCGTGCTGCTCTCCATGTTCATCGAACTGGGAACCCTGGTGTGGTTCGGCCACCTTTCCGACCGCATCGGACGCCGCACCGTCTATCTGATCGGGTCGGTGGGCTTGATGCTGGTGGCCTTTCCGTTTTTCTGGATGGTGCAGACCAAGGCGCCGCTGTGGATCTTTCTTGCGTTCTTCCTGGGCAATACCGTCTGCCACGCGGCCATGATCGGGACCCAGCCCGCGTACTTCGCGGAGCTGTTCCCGGCCGAGGTCCGCTACACGGGGCTGGCCCTGGGCCACGAACTGGCGTCCGTGTTCGCGGGGGGACTGTCGCCGCTGATCGCCATGGCGCTGCTGCGCAAATATGAGTCGGCCACGCCGGTGGCGTGGTTCCTGGTCGGCATGGCGGCCGTCACGGTGGTCACGTTGTTGCTCACGCGCGAACCCAACCGGCAGGCCGAGGCATGA
- a CDS encoding thiolase family protein, producing MRADPDRGPGVVGVGETPSLRHPGPDCSTAALMAQAIREALASAGLTPAQVDGLGVASFTLRPDRAIDLGWRLGLRLKWCMQDEMGGAGAINMLRHAWLALQAGQAETIVLVAGDHFAEADFAALVRGYNRSAQDYLSPLGCAGPNPLFAMLTQRQMARTGLQREDYGRLCVAQRAWASANPNAAYRQPLTLAQYLDAPMVAPPLGRLDCVPVVSGASALVLRARPEGVRVRLLASDARYNWDQQEGDGLQTGIADFAQALWRQAGVGPQDMDVISVYDDYPAMALAQLCDLGIANDADLPGFIARRIASRALPVNTAGGQLSAGQAGTAGGMHGLVEVARQLLGRAQGRQLDGARFGVATGYGMVQLRYGMCANAAVLAREEA from the coding sequence ATGAGGGCGGATCCGGATCGCGGTCCCGGCGTGGTCGGCGTGGGCGAAACGCCCTCGCTACGCCATCCCGGCCCCGATTGCTCCACGGCGGCGCTGATGGCCCAGGCCATCCGGGAGGCGCTGGCCAGCGCCGGTCTTACGCCCGCGCAAGTGGACGGGCTGGGGGTGGCATCCTTCACGCTGCGTCCGGATCGGGCGATCGACCTGGGCTGGCGTCTGGGATTGCGCCTGAAATGGTGCATGCAGGACGAGATGGGCGGAGCCGGCGCGATCAATATGCTGCGCCACGCCTGGCTGGCCTTGCAGGCGGGCCAGGCCGAGACCATAGTGCTGGTGGCCGGCGACCACTTCGCGGAAGCCGACTTTGCGGCGCTCGTGCGCGGATACAACCGCAGCGCCCAGGACTATCTGAGCCCGCTGGGCTGCGCGGGGCCGAACCCGCTTTTCGCGATGCTGACGCAGCGCCAGATGGCCCGCACAGGCCTGCAGCGCGAAGACTACGGCCGCCTGTGCGTTGCGCAGCGCGCCTGGGCGTCGGCCAATCCAAACGCGGCGTACAGGCAACCGCTGACGCTGGCGCAATACCTTGATGCCCCCATGGTGGCGCCGCCGCTGGGGCGGCTGGACTGCGTGCCGGTCGTCAGCGGAGCCAGCGCGCTGGTGCTGCGCGCGCGGCCCGAAGGCGTCCGGGTGCGGCTGCTGGCGAGCGACGCGCGCTACAACTGGGATCAGCAGGAGGGCGACGGCCTGCAGACGGGCATAGCCGACTTCGCGCAGGCGCTCTGGCGGCAGGCAGGGGTGGGGCCGCAGGACATGGACGTGATCAGCGTCTATGACGACTATCCCGCGATGGCGTTGGCGCAGCTTTGCGATCTGGGCATCGCCAACGACGCCGACCTTCCGGGTTTCATCGCGCGCCGGATCGCTTCGCGGGCGTTGCCGGTCAATACGGCGGGCGGTCAGTTGTCGGCGGGGCAGGCGGGCACGGCGGGCGGCATGCACGGCCTGGTGGAGGTCGCGCGCCAGTTGCTGGGCCGCGCGCAGGGGCGGCAATTGGACGGCGCGCGGTTTGGCGTTGCAACGGGCTATGGCATGGTGCAGCTGCGATATGGCATGTGCGCGAACGCCGCCGTGCTGGCGAGGGAAGAGGCATGA